One Clostridium sp. CM027 genomic window carries:
- a CDS encoding NAD(P)/FAD-dependent oxidoreductase, whose translation MDYDVLILGGGIIGCAVAYEISKYNLNIAVIEKDYDIADDVALINTAMIYNGIESEDVLTAKLERMGNKMMDTISAKFNVPFKRCGSLIIAQTDEEVEIIKKIYNRAIERGTKDVFILEPEYIYEMEQNLNIDVKKALYSKNTGVICPFDLALSYGEVAFDNGVKFKLEEEVIDIQEISKGFRVVTNKNKFTCKMVINTTPSENYSIVNEKKLHVNNNEGISKYILLDNDKKARFSHALFMINVKGESMYTIPTMEGDTVAAFDTKKNVSYDEIVNRVSKITNGLDDMDVKMFLEWPFFEEPMIIDDSGIDDGLIQIKGKHYGQVTMTPAIASIVCESVVSKMECKLKKDFNDKRREYYKFRELCDEERKSIIKIDKKYGNIICGCEKVTEGEIVDAIRRPLGARTVEGVKRRTGAAFGNCQGSHCLNKIVSILARETNKKMTEIVKDSKNSNIVLYRIKEFDSM comes from the coding sequence ATGGACTATGATGTACTTATTTTGGGCGGAGGAATAATTGGATGTGCAGTTGCTTATGAGATCTCAAAATATAATCTTAATATAGCTGTTATTGAAAAAGACTATGATATAGCGGATGATGTAGCATTAATAAACACTGCTATGATATATAATGGTATTGAAAGTGAAGATGTTTTAACTGCAAAGCTTGAACGTATGGGTAATAAAATGATGGATACTATAAGTGCTAAATTTAATGTTCCCTTTAAAAGGTGCGGTTCCTTAATAATTGCTCAAACTGATGAAGAGGTTGAAATAATCAAAAAAATATATAATAGAGCAATAGAGCGAGGCACGAAGGACGTATTTATTTTAGAACCAGAATACATATATGAAATGGAACAAAACTTAAATATAGATGTTAAAAAAGCGTTATATTCTAAAAATACGGGGGTAATTTGTCCATTTGATTTAGCATTATCTTATGGCGAAGTGGCATTTGATAATGGTGTAAAATTTAAATTAGAAGAAGAAGTAATAGATATTCAAGAAATATCAAAAGGATTTAGAGTTGTTACTAATAAAAATAAATTCACTTGCAAAATGGTAATAAATACAACACCTTCAGAAAATTACAGTATAGTAAATGAAAAAAAACTTCATGTAAATAATAATGAAGGAATATCAAAGTATATACTTTTAGACAATGATAAAAAAGCAAGATTTTCGCATGCATTATTTATGATTAATGTTAAAGGGGAAAGTATGTATACAATTCCAACTATGGAGGGCGATACTGTAGCTGCTTTTGATACAAAAAAGAATGTCAGTTATGATGAAATAGTAAATAGGGTATCCAAGATAACAAATGGTCTAGACGATATGGATGTTAAAATGTTTTTAGAATGGCCCTTTTTCGAAGAGCCTATGATAATTGATGATAGCGGTATAGATGATGGACTTATTCAGATTAAAGGAAAGCACTACGGTCAAGTTACTATGACACCTGCTATAGCAAGCATTGTATGTGAGAGTGTAGTGAGCAAGATGGAATGCAAGCTCAAAAAAGATTTCAATGATAAAAGGCGTGAGTACTATAAGTTTAGAGAATTGTGTGACGAGGAAAGAAAAAGTATTATTAAGATAGATAAAAAATATGGTAATATAATATGCGGATGTGAAAAAGTAACTGAAGGTGAAATAGTGGATGCTATAAGGAGACCTTTAGGTGCACGGACGGTAGAAGGAGTTAAAAGAAGAACCGGTGCTGCATTTGGAAATTGTCAAGGATCACATTGTTTAAACAAGATTGTTTCTATTTTAGCAAGAGAAACCAATAAGAAAAT